CAACACAAGAATGGCCAGTAGAACAAAATATTGCACCTCAAGAATAAAGTCTTTTGTTATCCCACTAGCAAACTACTCGATCGAGACTGACTACTTTTTTCCAGGTACACCATTTTTAACCATCctccttgttttttttttccactttATAACATCATATTATAAGCTTTATATGTCTTTTTGGTACGCGTTGATAACTCATGCACTGActgtttctcttttttcttttctttctttccttcAATTCACAGTTTCCTTTTTCGAGGTAAGAATGCACAGTTTTAGTACTATTCTGATAGCTGTATTACTAGATTGAAAATTTTTGCGTGGAATATTGCAGCTTCTAGGCCTATTGGGAAACTTGAAAGGCATAACATCAACATACGTGGCCTCCCAATGTGTACTGAAACTATACCACGACGGACAAGTGGAGAGCATTAACAAGACTGACCATCAACAACTTGCACAAAAAGCAGCTCACTTCATCGCCAACACGGATGAATCTCAACCCTGCAACTTTGCTACATTTGTCCCTATAGGTGAAGATGCACCTCTCCAGGTACACAAGGGACTAAAGATTTAACACACTTTGACAATGCAATTAAGTTCTTTCTATTTTGCGGAGCTTTGCTTTGATCTCTGGTTAGATGGTTACACACAATTTGTACTACTTTAACAGCGTGCAGAGTGGATAAAGTACTTGGGAGTTTTTGCGAATATGGAAAACAGGGCAAACCAAGTTTATGATGCAGTAAGTGAAGAAATGGGACATCCTCAGTTTCCAATATGATGACAATAGTTAGAAGAATTTCTTGTTTATTAAGGATTTTGCTTCTTTTATGGACAGATTAAGGAGAACTATTTGTGCTTGAGCAAAGCTGCAACTGGTAGGAGTTCATTAAAACCAACTGTCTCTTGGATGGAGTATAAAGATGTGTGTACACCGACTCGTGAACCCAACTTTTTTACAATAATCATTTGTTTTACAGTTTCCGTTTAACATACACCTATTTTCTTGAATAGGGAGTGTGGTTATTCACAAGAGATCCATACAAATTAAAGGTTAGATCTTTCTCACTTTCAAGTTTCAATAGTTTTTTGATCAGTTTCTCGAGTTCAGCTATACTAATTTGACAATGCAGTTTGTAGAGGATGCTGGTGGAGTCAATGTTGATGATTCCATCAACAAAGTCACATACAATATGTCTAATCCTGATGATTTGGAAGAGATTCATGCCATTTTGTGTGTATGTTAATTCTCTCATCTGATCATTTAGATTATCAATATGTCAAATCTCCTTCCgctcatttgttttttttttttggtttttgttttgTAGACTGTGGATGTAGTGATTGATGAAACATATACCTCAGATCCAGCGGCTTATAATGGCTCCACATTTCTCGGAAACATCAATTTGGAAGATCAAACTTGCTTTGCTTTTCTCACAAATCAAAGCATATGGAGATATGATAAAAGAGTGCAAAATTCTGTAGTCCTCGGTAGGATTCTCTTCGTGTTTCAAAGATTATTTGGAGTTGAATGCATAAccaatttaattagtaatagaGAACCTTGTTTTCTATTATTTCTGGGACTGACAGTGTTCACCTTTTGCTTGTTGAAGACTGGTATGATGGAGCTGTCTCTCAACCCCAACTGGTCCTAGCAGATATTATTGAAGCATTATATCCTACAGGAAATTATAACACTACATATTTCAGAAATATCGCAAAGGTATGACAATTTTATATTGCATACAAGTTCAATTAACTTCTACATTGTGACTACCGCGTCacctaaaaatgaaaaatattgccTGTCATAACACGTCAAAGAAGAAATTGAAAGTCACTAACATTCTGGCATGTTAACTATTGCAGGGAGAAGGGATCATAAGCATTGTTCCTGAAATGTGTGAAAGAGATAGCTCCATCCCAAtggaacctacagttgtagCTTGCCAGTAACTAGCAATTCTTTCACATGATTTTTCGCTTCTTTTTTTTAAGTCGCATTTTGGCCTGTTAATTGATCTGCTATGTAGTTATAAGATTAGATTCGAACGGAACCAATTTATATATCAGTAAAGTCGAAGTCAATGGGGTAATACGTACTCTGAAGAGTCTTGCATAGTCACAAGcaaattttctgcagaatttaaGTTAAACCAACGGTACTAGCCGCCATCAGCTTCAGTTTATTGCTTTACAGGGTTAACATTGGGTGAGATATGTTTTGCTATGATGTCATCTAAAATTAGGTTCTACACCTAAATCATACGGCAAAATCTAGGTCAAAGAGAGAAAAATTGTCCAAACTTTATAAAGAATTCACTAAAATAATACTTCATCATTCTTTTAACCGTAATGGGCTTCACATCTTGACATGTTCCTAATGTTACCTACTTTGAAGAGATAGAAGTCATTTCTTGAAGTGCTTTAATCCGGACAACCGAGAAGAAATTAAAGGTTTGTCATTTCTTAAAGTGCTTAAATCCAGACAACCGAGAAGAAATTAAAGGTTTAGTAAGATGAAATCAGATGATAAAATTGAGAGTTGAGTTTATTAGTTATGCGTTTATAGATTACTGATGTGAAATCGGATAGTTAAATTGAGAGCTGATTTTATTAGTTTGCTAGTGTAAGACTTCATAaatgaaatcatatttgtaAAAATATGACACGTGGGCTCAACTCAAGACCATAATCAATTAATGTGAGACTTTTACCCAAGCCCGATTGGAGCGTGGACTGGGAGCCCAAATAGGGATGACctggctttgataccatgtaaaagaaaatgacatttgGGTCTAACTCAATCTCAAAATCTAGCTTATGAGGGGAGCATTGTCCAAACTCATATAAGGAGTTCACTAACTCATTCTCTAACCAATGTGAAGCTTTTATCCACTCTAACAAGATTCTACCAAACAAAATGAAATCCGATATCTCAATTGATAATTGAGGGATCCGCTAGGTTTGATGGACGACAATTTTGAAGACTTTGATAACATAGAATTATTAATGAATATGACTAATATGTAATGAAGTGGGTTGAGCAAACATATCTTCTCTTATCGAGTTATCTACTATATGTTGTTACTAATTGGAGGTAATAGATCTAGAAATATTGTTTTTGGATGTTAGTTTAATTCGGgcgaaaaataaatttggacaTCACAGTTATCAAATTGTttttctatgttaattttaatgCACATGAAAATACATCTGGACATGACGTCTACCAAATTATTCTCCGTAATAATTTTAATCCACGCAAAAATAGATCTAGACATTGCAGTTACCAAATTGTTTTCCATTGTGAGTTTTAATGCCTGCGAAACACACCTGAACATCGCAGTTGCCAAAATTATTTTCCCGTGTTAGTTTTAATTCGCGCGAAATTGGACATCACGATTATCAAATTACTTTTCCTTGTTAGTTTTAATGCGTgcaaatacaaatttaaatatcacAAGTAtcgtatttatttttttgtgttagtTTTAATGCATGCAAAAATAGACCTAAACATCACGACTACCAAATTATTTTCCTACATTAATTTTAATGCGCGCAAAAacagattttaattttaatgcgcgcgaatataaatttaaatattacgagttttgtatttattttcttatgttagTTTTAATGCATGCAAAAATAGACCTAAATATCACGACTACCAAATTATTTTCCTACATCAATTTTAATTCGCGAAAAAGAACACCATAATTACTTaattgttttatgtgttcaAAGCGTGATGCATATTGTTAGTCTTGCACAACTAAAGTGAAATATTGTTAAAAAGACCCTAATCGGTAATCAGAAGGAGAAAACGGTATCGCATCTTTTTCCCTTTTACAAGAACCCTATCTGCATCAGCCGGACGGTATGAGTCGGTCAGTGGACGAGCTCGGAACTACCAAACCGGATCCGACGAAGAAGCCCGTCTTCCTCACCAAAGCACAGCGAGAGCAGCTAGCCCTACAGCGCCGCCACGATGAAATCGCCGAACAGAAACGGCGGGCCGAACAGCTTCTCCAACAACAGGGTAACAACCGCCCTTCCTCCACCGATAACGACCATGAACGAGATCATCGTGACAGAGATAGTAGGGGTGATCACCATCGCTCCAGGGACCGGGACAGGGACAGAGACAGAGACAGAGATAGGGAAAGAGAAAGGGAGTCGAGGGACCGGGAGGTGGAGCGCCGGAAGCGCGAGAGGGAGCGTGACGAAGAGGTGAAGGAACGAGAGCGAGCTCGACTGGACAAATTAGCTGAGCGAGAGCGAGAGAAAGAGCTTGATGCAATCAAAGAGCAGTACCTTGGCTCCAAAAAACCTAAGAAGCGGGTGATTAAACCTAGTGAGAAATTCCGATTTTCGTTTGATTGGGAGAACACCGAGGACACATCTCGCGACATGAACGCTCTATACCAAAACCCTCACGAAGCCCGCTTACTCTTTGGTCGCGGATTCCGTGCTGGAATGGACCGGAGGGAGCAGAAGAAGCTTGCTGCCAAGAATGAGAGAGAGCTGCGGGAGGAGATCTGGAAAAAGGATGGCGTTGAGGAGTCTGCCGTAGAAGCAGCTGCCCTGAAGAAGAAGGAACAGGATGCCGACATGTATGACACTTTTGACATGAGGGTCGATCGCCATTGGTCAGACAAGAAGCTAGAGGAAATGACAGAGAGAGATTGGAGGATATTCAGGGAGGATCACAATATATCATACAAGGGGTCGAGGATACCCCGTCCAATGAGGAATTGGGTCGAGAGCAAGTTAACTACTGAGTTGCTCAAGGCTGTTGATAGGGCTGGCTACAAGAAGCCGTCTCCCATACAAATGGCTGCCATTCCGCTTGGACTTCAACAGCGTGATGTGATTGGCGTTGCAGAGACTGGTTCAGGTAAAACTGCTGCTTTTGTTCTCCCTATGTTGACTTATATCACTAGGCTTCCTCCATTGAGTGAGGAGAATGAGGCGGAGGGGCCATATGCCGTTGTTATGGCCCCCACACGAGAACTTGCTCAACAAATTGAGGATGAGACTGTCAAGTTCGCACACTATTTGGGTATCAAAGTTGTTTCTATTGTTGGTGGGCAGTCCATAGAGGAGCAAGGTTTTAGGATTAGGCAAGGTTGTGAAGTTGTGATTGCAACCCCTGGGCGACTTCTTGATTGCTTGGAGAGACGTTATTGTGTTCTGAACCAGTGTAATTATGTTGTTCTTGATGAAGCTGACCGTATGATTGACATGGGTTTTGAGCCTCAAGTTGTTGGTGTACTGGATGCTATGCCTTCAAGTAATATGAAACCGGAGAATGAGGATGAAGAGCTTGATGAGAAGAGAATTTATCGAACCACTTATATGTTCAGTGCTACCATGCCACCTGCTGTGGAGCGGCTGGCTAGAAAATACTTGAGAAATCCGGTTGTTGTGACTATTGGCACTGCTGGAAAGACTACTGACCTCATCACTCAGCATGTGTTTATGGTAAAGGAATCAGAGAAAATGTATAAACTGCAGAAATTGCTGGATGAGCTTGGAGATAAGACGGCTATTGTGTTCATCAACACTAAGAAGCAGGCTGATTTTGTTGCCAAGAATCTGGATAAAAACGGCTACAGGGTAACCACACTGCATGGTGGAAAGTCTCAGGAGCAAAGAGAAATCAGCCTTGAAGGATTTAGGACCAAGAGGTACAATGTGTTAGTTGCTACTGACGTTGCTGGTCGTGGTATTGATATACCTGATGTGGCCCATGTGATAAACTTTGATATGCCAAACAATATTGAAGCATACACCCATCGTATTGGACGTACAGGTCGTGCTGGAAAGACGGGTGTAGCCACAACATTCTTGACCATGCAGGATACTGAAGTCTTTTATGATCTTAAACAAATGCTCACACAAAGCAACAGTCCTGTTCCCCCAGAACTTGCCCGGCACGAGGCTTCAAAGTTCAAGCCAGGAAGTATTCCCGACAGACCACCTAGGAGGAATGATACTGTATTTGTTCATTAAAGTTGGAATTGCTACATATGCTATTGTAGGGGTCAAGTGTTGGGAGTTTCTATAATGGTATCTGCTGAAAAAATGGAGCTAGGTGGGTGATTGATCGAGTTGGTAGATAGATAGGAGGGTTCAAACATAATGGAATTGAAGTGGTAACAATGTTTGGTAATGAGTTTTTTTCTGTTACTAACAAGTAATGTGCTGTCAGCTTTGCTGAAGGGATTTGCTTTTTTATTCTGATTCCGTTTGTCGATGCCTAGGCTTTACTGAAGAGCTTCCTGTAAACTCTTAAACATTTCTTGTGTTCCCTTTCTTTATTACTTAATCTTAAGATAGTCTCAGGAACTTAAATTTATTGCCGAAGTATGAAGTTTATCGCCAATTAGTTAGCAAGTTCTTTGGACAACAGGTACATGTGCGTATGGAATTTTTTGGTAAACCAGTCCATATTCTAGTAGATATAACCTACTTCCTTTATGATTGTTTTACGTTATTATGTTATGTTCTGTGGTTCTCATTTGCTTCAACTCTATCTAGCCTCACACAACTGCACTTAAtattcttcatttgtgtaatcCAAAGTTTTTACCGAAATGCACTCTCAGTAATCTGTCAATCAAGTCATGCACCACCATTTCAACCTCTTTTCTTAAAAGTTTTGAGGTAGACACCAAAGTCTGTAAGCTGGTGTTATTTCTGTTTGAGAATTTGATTgtcatattgtttttttaatttacaatttgagaaaaattgaTTGAAATCTGAAACATCTTCTATAATTTGTCTGTGTTCCATTATTGCTTTTAGTTGGGATTTACACTTTTTGAATAAGAGGGATTTACTTGCTGAGAATGTCCATGCTCGTGCAAGTAAACACTGGACTTCCAATATTCAAAAAGATAGATTTGAGCAATCAATCTGGAATTTGGAAGCAAGCAAGACACAGCCACTGCTGGTTTTCATTTATTCTgtcttgaaattgaattacaAATCAcacttaaaaaagaaaattacactCTCTCTTTATTTGCGTGTTACGGTTGACAATGAGGGAACAAGTATCATGACTGGCTGTTCGATGATCCAAACAACCTGCAGGATGACACTTCAAATCGTTAGTAACCTCCTCAAAAGGGGAGGGAGGATAAAAGAAATAGACACATCCGTGATCCATGCAGTAGCAATTGTATCAAATCTTACTTCTGCAACCTTGATTGTGAGCGCCTGGTACCATAGAAAAAATTGCATACATCAGTACAGTTGCTGTGTGGTTCTAATTTACTACTAGAATATTCTAGGTCCCTTGAAAAACTGTGGGCAAAATTTTTAGAGCATACCTTTGTGATAACTGTGGCTTAACTTTCACCCTCTCGGGTCTCTCCTTTGGCCCTTCTGTTTTTTCGTCAATTTTGATCGGCACATCTTTTATCTGCAGCAAGTGTAATTTAGGAAGCAAAATAAGAAAAGTATATCTCATAAGGATGTTTGGAGTAGAATGTAATGCAGGCATTCAGAAATATACCAAGTTTCTGAACTCGAGATTGTAGAAAGTATCGATGTATCTTTGCTTTGCTTGTTTCTGATCTTTGTACAATGTCCTCCAAAAAGTGTAGATTGACCCCATATTCAATACCTTGTTTGCATAGATCTTCCATGTGTAACTGCAAAATATGAGGATTAAAGGATTAAGAAAATTTCAACCAGATATATGCCTCTCTGCAATTTGAACAATTGTTTATTTGTGAGTTACCATTCATATATACGCTTTAGACCCTGGGCTGAAATCCTGTTCCAATGCTCAGGATCCTCCTTGCACTTCTGGAAAAAATTGGCAATTTTGTTGCTTGATTCATCTCCATTATTTGGATCAATATGGAAGCCTGAAATCCCATCAACAATAATCTCAGCAGGGCCGCCTTGGCTGGTAGCGAAGGTTGGTAATCCACAGTTCATTGCTTCAATGACTGTAAGGCCAAATGCTTCATATAAAGCAGGCTGCACAAAAGCTCCTTTTGAATCTGCTATTGTGCGGTAGAGTTCGCTATTCCTGTATCTATCAGTCTGAGCTGCTATCCATCTAATCTGACCCTTAAGCTGGTATTTCTCTATCAGTACATGCATCTTTTTTATTTCAGCTGCTTCTTCTCTATCCTTGGATTTTGTAGGATCAAAGGAACCGCCAACCACAACAAGGTTCACTAAGCTTCTGAGCTTCTTGTTCTTGCCAAACCATTCAGTTAGTCCAGTTGTGTTCTTCACTGTGTCCAGCCTTGCCATGGTGAAGAGGATAGGTTTCGTTTTGTCTTCTAAATATCCACTGTGGTTGAAAGAAGTAAAACATTACTACGTAGAACTGTGGGATATTCCTATTGGCACTAAACTGAAGTTTGAGCACTAAGACTTACATGTGCTCGTCATTATCCACTTTACTAAAAAGAAGCTTCTCAATGGCAGGTCGGAAATCAGTCAAACGCTTCTGCTTTTCTGTGTAAGGGAAATATACTGACTGGTCTGCCCCAGGAGCAGCAATGTTAAATTTAGGATCAAAGACATTGATGCCTGAAACAACTCTATAAAGCCCTGGAAGGGTAAATGCACTGTGACTTTCATATTGCCCTGGCCTGTCTTTGCTGCAAATGTTAGCACATAAGAATGAGATCCATGAAGTTTCAATAATTTGAGCAAATACAAAACTGGATTTGTGATGTGTATTCAATTCTATCATATTAATGCATTACTTAATCTCTCTAATTCTTACCTTCCAGCTATTTCTTGATATGTGCTTGTGATAACAAAATCTGCAGAATTCATTGCAATCAAATCAGCTGTAAATTGGCACGAAAAGTGGTACTTTGGATCTAGTTCCTTTAATTTGATGTCAGAATCTTCATATTTAGTCTTTTCCAGTGCATGAGCAATTGTTCCCTAGTACAGAGATGGTCTAGGTAAGTGGACAATAGACACTAACTTGGGGAAGAAACAATATTGAATATCATTAGGGAAAGTTACCAGAGTTATCCCGAGTTTTCTAGCCATTAATGATGCCACTAAATTCCCATCAGTGTAGTTACCAATGATTAGATCAGGCTTGCCTTCCATTAGCTCGATGATTTTGTCAGAAGCATCCTTAAGTCGAGGCAAAAAGCAAATGTAatttagaaagaaagaaaaactctGGATGAGCAAGGTTTACATAAAGATACACACCTGAGTATATCTCTCCAGATAAGGGTAGATATCGAATCGAGAAACCCATTGATTAAGCACTCCTTTTTCTGTCCTAAATGGAACTCTGAGGATGTGAGAATGCTttgtattgttgattggttctAGTTCCTGGTTGCACTTTGTTCCTTTTGCATCTGGGATCAGCCGGGTTAACTGTAGAATCAAGATATGATATTAGCTTTTCTAAACAACCTCTACCTTATTGCATACTCATGTTGATTATCTAGGAACTCACCACAAGTATCTGAGGCTTAACATTGAGCCCCTGCTGTTTAATTCTTTGAAGCAATTCTTCTTCAAAAGCTACAACTTGATCCAAAACATAAACCACCTGATCAAAAGCAACGGATTTAACTTGGATAATATGGCAAGTGTAAATAGAAGTGTATTTTAACCTATTGTAGCAGGTAACCTTCTTGATTTTTGCAGGTATTGAATTCCATTTCTAATGGAAGTTACTTGTGATTATCTTTTAGGTGACCTGATagtttaaaaattcttttacaGTGAAGTAAGTAAAAGTTAGATGCTTACCTGACCACCGGTGTCTGGCAAGCCAAGAACATCAGCTTGGCCGAAGTATCCATGAACAGAGAACAATACAATATTGAAAACAGTTGGAACCCTTCCAAAGAATTTCTCAATGTTTGATGGATCTGGTGCCTGAAGCACCTCAGAAAGTGTTCTCATGGTATCTCGGACTCTTTCAGCTGTATCACCCCAGCCTTTCTCAAAACCCCACTCTTTGAATCTGTACAAGAATTGAAGCCACTTAGTACTTTGTAGCATGCCAGAAGGGGGAGAAAGTAGAGGAAAAACTAATTAACCTTAGCTCAAAGCTCTGATATGGTGTATCAGTTGGTAAGGAAGAAATAGATGCTTCTGCTACAACCAATGCAGCCTGAAGCTTTGCGACAGTGCTGAGTGTCTCGTTGATCATCAGTTTCTGCATTTGAACATAAAGGAAATTTGTTATTATCTTTTCCTCTTAGGACAAGTTGTGATTTATGAAGTCTAGTTTTGCTCGACATACATCTCCTTGATGGTTCAACGTGAGCAGGTAGTCAACTAGACACTGTGCACTCATGGAGCTAGCATTTAGCTTTGAAGTTAGAAACTTGGAAACATAACTGAGACCATTTCCGATTGAAGAAGATAGTGTCAGGCGAGGCGTTGAGAAGTCTACTGctccaaaatcaatttccagTGCATATTCATCTTTTGCCCTGCATTTCATGTTCACACAAAGGTAATTCTTATGAGTTTTCACTTTTCTGATTGGAGGTATAAAACCATAGAAGGTATTATAAAAGCTACAGTGTATTCTATACCAGCTTTCATCAACTATCATTTCCTTGAATTTCAAGTACTCTGTAGCTGTAATACCATCAACAGAAAGATCATTAGCATTCACTTTCACATATTCCCAGAACCCGGGATTCTGTCTCGTGGCAAAGGCAATGTAGGGAGGAACAACTGCAGCCTCCTGTAAAATTTGATCACAGAAGATTGTAAGAACAAATGCACATCATGCAAAATCTGAAAACAATGTAAGAAAACTATTATAAGTGCAGCATATGGCTCTTGCTATACCATTGTAGTACATAATATGTAACCAAGTAAGCCTTCCAAGACATGGTTCCTTTCAGCTGGATCATCAATCACTTTCTCTAATTCATCCATCAAGTTATGAAGTTTCATCATCCTCTTGCCTTGCTCTATGTATTTGGCAAAACATCTCTTCATGTGATACCGGCTTTGCCTTAAGGCTTCTGGCATGCTATCAGCTATGGACTCTGATCTCTTCAAGGCTGGTGTAGTAGCCATTTTCGGCGAGCTATAAAAGCTTAAGGTGTTGATATTTACACAGAGAATTGTGTTCTTTATTGACTTGTGATTTTTGTTGAGATTTTTTGGGAATTTATAGGTAATTAGCAAGAGAATGTTACAAGGGAAAGAGGAAAGAAAGGACAAAACTTTCTTctaaagaaataagaaaagaaaggaaTTTTGTTGTCATTTGGGTGAATGGTTGAGGTATTGGTatcattcttttctttctgTCTGATTGATGATCAAGCCATGAGAATATTCATTATCTCACgacaaacaaaaagaaactgTACCAAATGAGAAAGACTTATGAGGAAAACCAAAAAGAGCATCAAAATAGCAATCTTGATCATCAGGATAGACAAGTACCTTTATATCAATCCCTGTTTAATGTTTTCGCTTTAACTTGTTATAGCATGTAACTTACTtaatataattgtattttactTGACTGGattgtaaatatattttacattgtTAGCACATTAAGACGAGTCAAGTAGAAATGGGTCAGCCAATGGCAACTCAAGAATTTCTTTTGTAACCAAAATTTGCTTTTGTCCTTATTCAGTGAAGTGGATTCAAAACTCAATACGACTAGATAGAgtaatttgagaaagaaaaaccCCAAGCAATatagaataaataataaattaatagaagAGTACGACTCTAATACCATGCCAAAAGAGTTTGACCATTCAGAGTTGTGTAGGGTGAAGTATTAGGTATAATAGTTCCAGGTTTAAAATGTAGGACTATTTTATCTCGTGTTTGATTGGAGATATTAAGCAGTTCTTAGATTATTTATATCGTAAGCCTTATCTGCCTGGAAACAAGTTATTCCAGGATAACTAATCTTGAAATAAATTATTCCACTGTGTATATGAATAACTTATCCTGTCACTATCACAAAAATGGTGGAATGGTTAATCCAATTACTATATAATACCTtcaaccaaataaaataatcttacaTTTTATCCTAAGACTATTATACCTCACAACAAACGAGCCTTTACTGATGGAATAAGTtatctatatatacatagtgAGATAACTTGTCTCAAGGTTAGTTATCGTGGGATAACTTATTTGTGACCATTGAAAAATGTTATGGGTAAAGTTGGCTAAGTTCATTGTGTAACAATATGATAATATTTGCCATTTCATCAAGAGATTTCTTATTAGCATAAAAAATATGGAAGTATGACAggtaataaaatttattagaataCTTACCATTCGGAGCACAAGAATCAAAACGTCTAATTCTTCTTTGATTGGCCATcagtttcttaatttttgaaataaaattatgaaaaatgacACAACAGTTTAAGTAAGAAGAATTTGAATTAAGAtatttggaagaaaaaaaaaacaaaaaatttaggaaaatatgCATATTCCATAGGCAGTATAAAATAGCACTTTTCTCGTCAACATATGAAGCACATTCAGTGATTAAATCCCTTTGTCTAACATGAACCACCGTCGTAATCATCTTCAATATCATAATTCTTGTAGACAGAAAGCTTGTTTTCTTTCCACCAT
This window of the Solanum pennellii chromosome 2, SPENNV200 genome carries:
- the LOC107010999 gene encoding uncharacterized protein LOC107010999 isoform X1, with the translated sequence MYLLSHFSTNLYVVQILFVLLWCIQSLDYANAAIPTVKVGNISKVGDSAYFRIYYGQTFKVIKNTLDGKSYLLIQNNTRMASRTKYCTSRIKSFVIPLANYSIETDYFFPVSFFELLGLLGNLKGITSTYVASQCVLKLYHDGQVESINKTDHQQLAQKAAHFIANTDESQPCNFATFVPIGEDAPLQRAEWIKYLGVFANMENRANQVYDAIKENYLCLSKAATGRSSLKPTVSWMEYKDGVWLFTRDPYKLKFVEDAGGVNVDDSINKVTYNMSNPDDLEEIHAILCTVDVVIDETYTSDPAAYNGSTFLGNINLEDQTCFAFLTNQSIWRYDKRVQNSVVLDWYDGAVSQPQLVLADIIEALYPTGNYNTTYFRNIAKGEGIISIVPEMCERDSSIPMEPTVVACQ
- the LOC107010999 gene encoding uncharacterized protein LOC107010999 isoform X2 translates to MASRTKYCTSRIKSFVIPLANYSIETDYFFPVSFFELLGLLGNLKGITSTYVASQCVLKLYHDGQVESINKTDHQQLAQKAAHFIANTDESQPCNFATFVPIGEDAPLQRAEWIKYLGVFANMENRANQVYDAIKENYLCLSKAATGRSSLKPTVSWMEYKDGVWLFTRDPYKLKFVEDAGGVNVDDSINKVTYNMSNPDDLEEIHAILCTVDVVIDETYTSDPAAYNGSTFLGNINLEDQTCFAFLTNQSIWRYDKRVQNSVVLDWYDGAVSQPQLVLADIIEALYPTGNYNTTYFRNIAKGEGIISIVPEMCERDSSIPMEPTVVACQ
- the LOC107010997 gene encoding DEAD-box ATP-dependent RNA helicase 21, whose translation is MSRSVDELGTTKPDPTKKPVFLTKAQREQLALQRRHDEIAEQKRRAEQLLQQQGNNRPSSTDNDHERDHRDRDSRGDHHRSRDRDRDRDRDRDRERERESRDREVERRKRERERDEEVKERERARLDKLAEREREKELDAIKEQYLGSKKPKKRVIKPSEKFRFSFDWENTEDTSRDMNALYQNPHEARLLFGRGFRAGMDRREQKKLAAKNERELREEIWKKDGVEESAVEAAALKKKEQDADMYDTFDMRVDRHWSDKKLEEMTERDWRIFREDHNISYKGSRIPRPMRNWVESKLTTELLKAVDRAGYKKPSPIQMAAIPLGLQQRDVIGVAETGSGKTAAFVLPMLTYITRLPPLSEENEAEGPYAVVMAPTRELAQQIEDETVKFAHYLGIKVVSIVGGQSIEEQGFRIRQGCEVVIATPGRLLDCLERRYCVLNQCNYVVLDEADRMIDMGFEPQVVGVLDAMPSSNMKPENEDEELDEKRIYRTTYMFSATMPPAVERLARKYLRNPVVVTIGTAGKTTDLITQHVFMVKESEKMYKLQKLLDELGDKTAIVFINTKKQADFVAKNLDKNGYRVTTLHGGKSQEQREISLEGFRTKRYNVLVATDVAGRGIDIPDVAHVINFDMPNNIEAYTHRIGRTGRAGKTGVATTFLTMQDTEVFYDLKQMLTQSNSPVPPELARHEASKFKPGSIPDRPPRRNDTVFVH
- the LOC107010996 gene encoding sucrose synthase 7-like, which translates into the protein MATTPALKRSESIADSMPEALRQSRYHMKRCFAKYIEQGKRMMKLHNLMDELEKVIDDPAERNHVLEGLLGYILCTTMEAAVVPPYIAFATRQNPGFWEYVKVNANDLSVDGITATEYLKFKEMIVDESWAKDEYALEIDFGAVDFSTPRLTLSSSIGNGLSYVSKFLTSKLNASSMSAQCLVDYLLTLNHQGDKLMINETLSTVAKLQAALVVAEASISSLPTDTPYQSFELRFKEWGFEKGWGDTAERVRDTMRTLSEVLQAPDPSNIEKFFGRVPTVFNIVLFSVHGYFGQADVLGLPDTGGQVVYVLDQVVAFEEELLQRIKQQGLNVKPQILVLTRLIPDAKGTKCNQELEPINNTKHSHILRVPFRTEKGVLNQWVSRFDIYPYLERYTQDASDKIIELMEGKPDLIIGNYTDGNLVASLMARKLGITLGTIAHALEKTKYEDSDIKLKELDPKYHFSCQFTADLIAMNSADFVITSTYQEIAGSKDRPGQYESHSAFTLPGLYRVVSGINVFDPKFNIAAPGADQSVYFPYTEKQKRLTDFRPAIEKLLFSKVDNDEHIGYLEDKTKPILFTMARLDTVKNTTGLTEWFGKNKKLRSLVNLVVVGGSFDPTKSKDREEAAEIKKMHVLIEKYQLKGQIRWIAAQTDRYRNSELYRTIADSKGAFVQPALYEAFGLTVIEAMNCGLPTFATSQGGPAEIIVDGISGFHIDPNNGDESSNKIANFFQKCKEDPEHWNRISAQGLKRIYECYTWKIYANKVLNMGSIYTFWRTLYKDQKQAKQRYIDTFYNLEFRNLIKDVPIKIDEKTEGPKERPERVKVKPQLSQRRSQSRLQKLFGSSNSQS